One window of the Candidatus Zixiibacteriota bacterium genome contains the following:
- the guaA gene encoding GMP synthetase (glutamine aminotransferase) (Evidence 2a : Function from experimental evidences in other organisms; PubMedId : 2982857, 3894345, 8548458; Product type e : enzyme) — MTAQSEMILILDFGSQYTQLIARRVREENIYCEIVPCNADLASYRERNVQGFILSGGPASVKEPGSPRLDKSFFDTDKPILGICYGLQLIADIFGGDLVRSESREYGPARISVTAENPLLKNIPRESRVWMSHGDSIRKLPDGFKSIASTTTLPVAAAVSEKNKIYGVQFHPEVMHTEYGKQILHNFLFDICNCKGDWTTASFIESTVRELREKLGEKKVVLALSGGVDSTVCSLLLKKAIGNNLHAIFVDNGVLRKNEFVDVTKMLSSLGLNLHPVDASELFLERLKGVEDPERKRKIIGNTFIDVFETEAKKLGDIEYLAQGTLYPDVIESVSFKGPSATIKSHHNVGGLKDRMHLKLIEPLRELFKDEVRRLGRQLGLDEQFVGRHPFPGPGLAVRIIGEITPERLAVLREADAIYIEELHKHDQYNKIWQAFAVLLPVKSVGVMGDERTYENVIALRAVTSTDGMTADWAKIPHEILGLISNRIINEVKGVNRVTYDISSKPPATIEWE, encoded by the coding sequence ATGACAGCACAGAGTGAGATGATCCTGATCCTTGATTTCGGTTCGCAATATACTCAGTTAATCGCCCGGCGGGTGCGGGAAGAGAATATCTATTGCGAGATTGTGCCGTGCAACGCCGACCTCGCGTCGTATCGAGAAAGGAACGTGCAAGGATTTATACTTTCCGGCGGACCGGCCTCGGTCAAGGAACCCGGCTCGCCCCGCCTGGATAAATCATTTTTCGATACCGATAAACCGATCCTCGGCATCTGCTACGGTCTTCAACTTATCGCCGATATTTTTGGGGGCGATCTGGTCCGTTCCGAAAGCCGGGAGTACGGCCCGGCCAGAATCAGTGTCACGGCCGAAAATCCCCTTCTCAAGAATATTCCCAGAGAAAGCCGGGTCTGGATGAGCCACGGCGATTCGATAAGAAAACTCCCCGACGGCTTTAAAAGCATCGCTTCGACCACAACCCTCCCGGTCGCCGCGGCGGTATCCGAGAAAAATAAAATTTATGGTGTCCAGTTTCACCCCGAAGTGATGCACACCGAGTACGGCAAACAGATCCTTCATAATTTCCTGTTCGACATCTGCAACTGCAAGGGCGACTGGACGACGGCATCGTTTATCGAAAGCACGGTGCGGGAACTGCGTGAAAAACTGGGGGAGAAGAAGGTCGTCCTGGCCCTCTCCGGCGGGGTCGATAGTACTGTCTGCTCGCTTCTATTAAAAAAGGCGATCGGGAATAATCTGCACGCCATCTTTGTCGATAACGGCGTCCTGCGCAAAAACGAATTTGTCGATGTCACGAAAATGCTCTCTTCGTTGGGTCTGAACCTGCACCCGGTCGATGCCTCGGAACTGTTTCTGGAACGGCTCAAAGGGGTGGAGGACCCCGAAAGGAAGCGCAAAATTATCGGGAACACCTTTATCGATGTTTTTGAGACCGAGGCGAAAAAACTGGGCGATATCGAATATTTGGCACAGGGGACACTCTATCCCGATGTCATCGAATCGGTGTCGTTCAAAGGGCCGTCGGCAACCATCAAATCGCACCATAATGTCGGCGGACTCAAAGATCGGATGCATCTCAAATTGATCGAACCGTTGAGGGAGTTGTTCAAAGACGAGGTGCGCCGTCTGGGACGGCAGTTGGGGCTCGACGAGCAATTTGTCGGGCGCCACCCGTTCCCCGGCCCCGGTCTGGCGGTGCGGATTATAGGCGAAATCACTCCCGAGCGACTGGCGGTGCTTCGCGAGGCCGATGCCATCTATATCGAGGAACTCCACAAGCATGACCAGTACAACAAAATCTGGCAGGCCTTCGCGGTCCTTCTGCCGGTGAAATCGGTCGGCGTGATGGGCGATGAGCGAACCTATGAAAATGTTATCGCGCTCCGGGCGGTGACCTCCACCGACGGCATGACCGCCGACTGGGCCAAAATTCCGCACGAGATACTGGGGCTGATATCGAATCGCATTATCAACGAAGTCAAAGGCGTCAACCGCGTGACGTACGACATCTCCTCCAAACCCCCGGCGACAATCGAGTGGGAGTGA
- a CDS encoding hypothetical protein (Evidence 5 : Unknown function), which translates to MFNNENLSSPAEEPKTPASLSGRSIVIDSPIITEDQAEYNSLLASLEEEFLPQTSFQHYLVRKIANNIWRSLRLYHAETCTIRDRLDSYQAKLEYPIFARLCQVADANIGLFSIPKSSDSAQILRDEMRLDRQLARTINLLRKSQQMHAKYSRKSRPATKMRKKYQKMGPPFVSEKRTQSHESQLPADQHDNQSPSPLHVDSGSSPE; encoded by the coding sequence ATGTTCAATAACGAAAATCTATCCTCCCCGGCAGAGGAACCAAAAACCCCGGCATCATTATCCGGCCGGTCCATCGTCATTGATTCTCCGATAATTACCGAAGATCAAGCCGAATACAATTCCCTCCTGGCCTCCCTTGAAGAGGAATTCCTCCCCCAAACCTCCTTCCAGCATTACCTTGTCCGCAAAATCGCCAACAATATCTGGCGCTCCCTCCGGCTCTATCACGCCGAAACCTGCACTATCCGTGACCGCCTTGATTCTTATCAGGCCAAACTCGAGTATCCCATATTCGCCCGGTTGTGCCAGGTCGCCGATGCCAATATCGGCCTCTTCTCCATCCCTAAATCCTCCGATTCCGCCCAAATCCTCCGCGATGAAATGCGGCTCGACCGCCAATTGGCCCGGACCATTAACCTCCTTCGGAAATCTCAGCAAATGCACGCCAAATATTCCCGTAAGTCAAGGCCGGCCACAAAGATGCGGAAAAAGTATCAAAAAATGGGGCCCCCTTTTGTATCAGAAAAGCGAACCCAAAGCCACGAATCACAACTCCCTGCCGATCAACATGATAACCAAAGCCCTTCACCCCTCCACGTGGATTCCGGGTCGAGCCCGGAATGA
- the nadB gene encoding L-aspartate oxidase gives MERRYDFVVIGSGIAGLFFAQKVAGLMPKGRVAVITKKSETESNTNYAQGGIASVIAPTDSFQSHMADTLTAGAGLCDPRVVETIVRRGPDEIKRLMEIGVKFTMEHGHLDLGREGGHSANRVVHAADLTGREIERALLHACHIRKNVDIYRDSIALDLITYMHDGHRRCGGVYSFSESEREFSSFYSPVTMLATGGIGQVYYYTANPEIATGDGIAMAYRAGARIANMEFIQFHPTVLYDPGKKPFLISEAVRGEGAILVNASGEKFMEKYHTLKELAPRDIVARAIDSEIKKHGDECVFLDISHKPSAFIKKRFPNIYRECLKRGIDITKEPIPVVPSAHYCCGGVVACLDGSTDIEGLYVCGESAFTGMHGANRLASNSLLEAVVMSDFAADEAAKFRKEHTFPEEPPAEEWLHSSISHINERIVISHDRMMLRKMMSDFLGIVRSRDRLWMARNRIKFILGMIDSYYLSQPASYAIVELRNMAQVADLIVRCASRRKESRGLHYIIDYPERDDLHWKRNTIITPQGFKKYIIPKKRRK, from the coding sequence ATGGAACGAAGATATGATTTCGTGGTGATCGGTTCGGGAATCGCGGGCCTCTTTTTCGCCCAGAAGGTGGCCGGCCTGATGCCGAAAGGACGGGTCGCGGTCATCACGAAAAAAAGCGAGACGGAATCAAACACCAACTACGCCCAGGGCGGCATCGCCTCGGTGATTGCGCCGACCGACAGTTTCCAATCTCATATGGCCGATACCTTGACCGCCGGGGCCGGGCTCTGCGATCCCCGGGTAGTGGAAACTATCGTGCGGCGGGGTCCCGATGAGATAAAACGTTTGATGGAAATCGGCGTCAAATTTACAATGGAGCACGGCCATCTGGATCTGGGACGCGAGGGTGGCCATTCGGCCAATCGGGTGGTCCATGCCGCCGACCTGACCGGCCGCGAAATCGAACGCGCCCTTCTCCACGCCTGCCATATAAGAAAGAATGTCGATATTTATCGCGACTCCATCGCCCTCGATTTGATAACTTATATGCACGATGGCCATCGCCGCTGTGGCGGCGTCTATTCTTTCTCCGAATCGGAGCGGGAGTTCAGCAGTTTCTATTCACCGGTCACGATGCTGGCGACCGGAGGCATTGGCCAGGTCTATTATTACACCGCCAATCCCGAGATTGCCACCGGTGACGGTATCGCTATGGCCTACCGGGCCGGAGCCAGAATCGCCAATATGGAATTCATCCAGTTTCATCCCACCGTGCTGTATGATCCCGGAAAGAAGCCGTTCCTGATTTCCGAAGCGGTGCGCGGGGAGGGCGCCATTCTGGTGAATGCCTCCGGCGAGAAGTTCATGGAAAAATACCATACCCTTAAAGAACTGGCGCCGCGAGATATCGTGGCCCGCGCCATTGATAGCGAAATTAAAAAGCATGGCGACGAGTGCGTCTTTCTCGATATCAGCCATAAACCATCGGCCTTTATCAAGAAGCGTTTCCCCAATATCTACCGGGAATGCCTCAAACGGGGCATTGATATCACCAAAGAACCGATTCCGGTCGTCCCCTCCGCCCATTACTGTTGCGGGGGAGTGGTGGCCTGCCTCGACGGCTCCACCGATATTGAAGGACTCTATGTTTGCGGGGAGTCGGCCTTCACCGGAATGCACGGCGCCAACCGGCTGGCATCGAATTCTCTTCTCGAGGCGGTCGTTATGTCCGATTTCGCCGCCGATGAAGCCGCCAAATTCCGGAAAGAACATACTTTTCCCGAGGAACCGCCCGCCGAAGAATGGCTCCATTCCTCCATTTCGCATATCAACGAGCGGATTGTCATTTCTCACGATCGGATGATGCTTCGCAAAATGATGTCCGATTTCCTCGGCATCGTCCGTTCCCGGGATCGCCTCTGGATGGCCCGCAACCGGATAAAATTCATTCTCGGGATGATTGATTCCTATTATTTAAGTCAGCCGGCGTCATACGCCATCGTGGAACTGCGCAATATGGCTCAGGTGGCCGATCTCATCGTCCGGTGCGCCTCGCGCCGGAAAGAATCGCGGGGCCTGCATTATATAATTGACTATCCGGAACGCGACGATCTCCACTGGAAACGGAACACCATCATTACGCCCCAGGGATTCAAAAAATATATTATCCCGAAAAAAAGAAGGAAATGA